The proteins below come from a single Larimichthys crocea isolate SSNF chromosome XIV, L_crocea_2.0, whole genome shotgun sequence genomic window:
- the LOC104935674 gene encoding protein c-ets-1-B → MDCSTYELDTLEVPPLTPTSKEVLSQAVKASFAGFAQERINHHFPQDPTLWSQWEVNYWLDWCQAEFGLHCLASDLRGLQGGDLCGLDREAFLGLMSDCTAGEILWEHLDHIRRENYSDYVQEPSDKHGYHVQYDPTGRTDGHPLDPVTVQHQDYYLIKSEDPSRNMTSAALLQETDTDSEVDISHSDDSDIVDSLSWTAPLQDVEPVTEETMSEDVFTLPQPHRSFKEYVGNKTDLGRAVIPAAILAGYTGSGPIQLWQFLLELLTDRSCQSCISWTGDGWEFKLTDPDEVALLWGRRKNKPKMNYEKLSRGLRYYYDKNIIRKTAGKRYVYRFVCNLQGLLGYEPSELHAISNKSH, encoded by the exons ATGGACTGCAGCACTTACG AGCTGGATACCCTGGAGGTCCCTCCTCTCACCCCAACTAGCAAGGAGGTTCTCAGCCAGGCAGTGAAGGCCAGCTTTGCTGGATTTGCCCAGGAGAGAATCAACCATCACTTTCCACAGG ATCCTACCTTATGGTCTCAGTGGGAGGTGAACTACTGGTTGGACTGGTGCCAGGCTGAGTTTGGTCTCCACTGCCTGGCTTCAGACCTGAGAGGCCTGCAGGGCGGTGATCTGTGTGGCCTGGACAGAGAGGCTTTCCTGGGCCTGATGTCCGACTGCACTGCAGGAGAGATCCTGTGGGAGCATCTGGACCATATCAGGAGAG AAAACTACTCAGACTATGTTCAGGAGCCTTCAGACAAACATGGTTACCATGTTCAGTATGATCCTACTGGGAGGACAGATGGTCACCCTCTGGACCCTGTGACTGTCCAACATCAAGACTACTACCTGATCAAATCAGAAGATCCCAGCAGGAACATGAcctcagctgctctgctgcaggaaACAG ATACAGACTCAGAGGTGGACATTTCTCACAGTGACGACTCTGACATTGTGGATTCTCTATCGTGGACTGCTCCACTCCAGGATGTAGAGCCAGTGACAGAAGAGACCATGTCTGAAGATGTCTTCACTTTACCACAGCCACACAGGAGCTTCAAAGAATATGTAGGCAACAAAACAGATCTGGGCAGAGCCGTGATTCCGGCAGCTATCCTTGCTGGTTACACTG GAAGTGGTCCCATTCAGCTGTGGCAGTTTCTACTGGAGCTTCTCACAGACCgcagctgtcagtcatgtaTAAGCTGGACAGGAGATGGGTGGGAGTTCAAGCTGACGGACCCCGATGAG GTGGCCTTGCTGTGGGGCCGGAGGAAGAACAAACCCAAGATGAACTATGAGAAGCTGAGTCGTGGACTGCGATATTACTACGACAAGAATATCATCCGCAAGACGGCTGGCAAACGCTACGTCTACCGCTTTGTCTGCAACTTGCAAGGCCTGCTGGGATATGAGCCTAGTGAGCTGCACGCCATCAGTAACAAGAGTCACTGA
- the zgc:112271 gene encoding bolA-like protein 2 codes for MAVTADHIRDKLIKELAAVHVEVEDTSPNRCAASFKVLVVSSQFEGKPLLQRHRMVNTCLAEELKEIHAFEQKTVTPEQWEKQKSQ; via the exons aTGGCTGTGACAGCTGACCACATCCGGGATAAACTCATTAAGGAGCTCGCGGCGGTGCACGTG gaggtggaggatacATCACCCAACAGATGTGCTGCCAGCTTCAAAGTCCTAGTGGTGTCGTCCCAGTTTGAGGGCAAACCACTTCTACAGAGACACAG GATGGTGAATACGTGCCTAGCCGAGGAGCTGAAAGAGATCCACGCTTTTGAACAGAAGACCGTCACTCCAGAACAGTGGGAGAAACAGAAgtcacaatga